The following proteins are encoded in a genomic region of Vanessa cardui chromosome W, ilVanCard2.1, whole genome shotgun sequence:
- the LOC124542822 gene encoding uncharacterized protein LOC124542822: MARLHRILQANTNHCKAAQDLLVQTFAEWLVDVAVVAEPYSVPRNWLGDEDSSVALVARSSTDSPPISLIEKGPGYVAAAWGDIALIGVYFSPNRPLVDFESFLGVLAMVAGRAEQRRVLVVGDLNAKSVRDSAHLRSAGGGSIVDLAFATPSLATHVVDWRVELVETLSDHRYVRFDVSIRGSRGARTGGQSPFPRWALTRLDQEAAGEAAFVQDWLTPPVDIRGVDAAAAQLRDSLTEVCNSSMPRSHRPPPRRAVYWWSEELATLRAACVAARRKYTRSRRRRPRDLANEDRLYASYVEAKSVFKAKLAAAPDRARSEMLEDLDNDPFGRPYKAARNKLRPYGPPVAETLEPTLLDGVVQSLFPPPGTVSPLRQ, encoded by the exons ATGGCCAGGCTCCATCGCATTCTCCAGGCGAATACCAACCACTGCAAAGCGGCCCAGGACTTGCTGGTCCAAACCTTTGCCGAGTGGTTGGTTGACGTGGCGGTTGTCGCCGAGCCGTACTCAGTCCCACGCAACTGGCTGGGCGACGAGGACAGCTCGGTGGCGTTGGTTGCGCGGTCTTCCACAGACTCCCCTCCCATCTCGCTAATAGAGAAGGGGCCGGGATATGTGGCCGCTGCGTGGGGGGACATAGCTCTCATTGGGGTGTATTTCTCCCCCAACCGTCCCCTGGTGGACTTTGAGAGTTTTCTCGGAGTCCTCGCTATGGTGGCCGGCAGAGCGGAGCAACGCCGGGTCCTGGTGGTGGGCGACCTCAACGCCAAGTCAGTG AGGGACAGTGCACACCTGCGTTCGGCGGGAGGGGGCTCGATCGTGGACCTCGCCTTTGCCACTCCTTCTCTGGCGACCCATGTTGTGGACTGGCGGGTggagctggtggagactctcTCGGACCACCGATATGTGCGGTTCGACGTCTCCATCCGGGGCTCCCGTGGGGCCCGTACTGGGGGCCAATCACCTTTCCCGAGATGGGCGCTCACCCGCTTGGACCAGGAGGCCGCAGGAGAGGCGGCCTTCGTCCAGGATTGGCTCACGCCGCCTGTCGACATCCGTGGTGTCGATGCCGCGGCGGCCCAGCTGAGGGACTCCTTGACCGAGGTGTGCAATTCCAGCATGCCTCGGTCTCACCGTCCGCCCCCTCGACGAGCCGTGTACTGGTGGTCCGAGGAGTTGGCGACTCTCCGGGCCGCCTGCGTGGCGGCCAGGAGAAAGTACACCAGGAGCCGGCGGCGGCGCCCTCGCGATCTCGCCAACGAAGACCGCCTCTACGCATCATACGTAGAGGCGAAGTCCGTCTTTAAGGCGAAACTCGCCGCCGCCCCAGACCGCGCGAGGTCGGAGATGTTGGAGGATCTCGACAACGATCCTTTCGGGAGGCCGTACAAGGCCGCGCGGAACAAGCTGCGGCCGTATGGTCCCCCAGTTGCCGAGACTCTCGAGCCGACTCTGCTGGACGGGGTGGTACAGTCCTTGTTCCCCCCCCCCGGGACGGTTTCACCCCTCCGGCAATGA